One window of the Streptomyces asoensis genome contains the following:
- a CDS encoding 4Fe-4S binding protein, giving the protein MTTARDTEGQPAHPPLPAKLAAHPSVQAVLARRRAGDVGRPPAVIDADWLRELCLAAGADDAAAVSLDHPDLAGEREHAQSALPGTRTLIAMAVRMNRDNCRSPARSVANQEFHQTDEQANHAARSVTQALQDAGYRALNPSVGFPQEMDRFPRERIWVVAHKTVAVAAGLGVMGLHRNVIHPKFGSFVLLVTVLVDAEVSAYGQALDYNPCIDCKLCVAACPVGAIAKDGAFDALACTTHNYREFMSGFTDWAQTVADSEDAADYRSRVTDSESASLWQSLSSPPGYKSGYCLAVCPAGEDVLGPYLDDRKNFMDTVLRPLQDKKETLYVLPDSHAQEYARRRFPHKPVKEVTGGWQPPAKRATAADRETRTP; this is encoded by the coding sequence ATGACTACCGCGCGCGACACCGAAGGGCAACCCGCTCATCCCCCGCTCCCGGCGAAGCTGGCGGCCCACCCGTCCGTACAGGCCGTACTCGCCCGACGCAGGGCCGGTGACGTGGGCCGCCCGCCCGCGGTGATCGACGCGGACTGGCTGCGCGAACTGTGCCTGGCGGCCGGCGCGGACGACGCCGCCGCGGTCAGCCTGGACCACCCCGACCTGGCCGGCGAGCGCGAACACGCCCAGTCCGCACTACCCGGCACCCGCACCCTGATCGCGATGGCGGTCCGGATGAACCGCGACAACTGCCGCTCCCCTGCCCGCAGCGTGGCCAACCAGGAGTTCCACCAGACCGACGAACAGGCCAACCACGCCGCCCGCAGCGTCACCCAGGCGCTCCAGGACGCCGGATACCGCGCGCTCAATCCCTCCGTCGGCTTCCCCCAGGAAATGGACCGCTTCCCCCGCGAGCGGATCTGGGTGGTGGCACACAAGACGGTCGCGGTGGCCGCCGGGCTCGGCGTGATGGGCCTGCACCGCAACGTCATCCACCCGAAGTTCGGCAGCTTCGTCCTACTCGTGACCGTCCTGGTGGACGCGGAGGTCAGCGCGTACGGGCAAGCGCTGGACTACAACCCCTGCATCGACTGCAAGTTGTGCGTCGCCGCCTGCCCGGTCGGCGCCATCGCCAAGGACGGCGCCTTCGACGCGCTGGCCTGCACCACGCACAACTACCGCGAGTTCATGAGCGGGTTCACCGACTGGGCGCAGACGGTGGCCGACAGCGAGGACGCCGCCGACTACCGCTCCCGCGTCACCGATTCCGAGAGCGCCTCCCTGTGGCAGAGCCTCAGCTCGCCGCCCGGCTACAAGTCCGGCTACTGCCTTGCCGTCTGCCCCGCCGGCGAGGACGTCCTCGGCCCCTACCTGGACGACCGCAAGAACTTCATGGACACCGTGCTGCGCCCGCTCCAGGACAAGAAGGAAACCCTGTACGTCCTGCCGGACTCCCACGCACAGGAATACGCCCGGCGCCGCTTCCCCCACAAGCCCGTCAAAGAAGTCACCGGCGGCTGGCAGCCCCCGGCGAAACGCGCCACAGCCGCCGACCGAGAGACCCGTACGCCATGA